One Sinorhizobium mexicanum genomic region harbors:
- the ccmI gene encoding c-type cytochrome biogenesis protein CcmI — protein MLFWILVAILTAAAAVVLVLPLMRAAAPLSSPHSHDIEVYRDQLEEVTRDRKSGLISGEDAELARAEIARRLLAASAADAPVQQSDAKSLRSNRIAQFFVLACLPAVGLCLYLLTGSPGVPAQPLAARLANPGDDINILIARAENHLAANPGDGQGWDLLAPIYMRSGRVEDAVAAYDQAIRLLGPTPARLGGYAEALIVQSGGLVTADAQEALKKSLALDPNDPRSEFYLALGLKQEGKQQDALAAFRKLAGNSPAEAPWLPLVNQHIAELSAGQAPAGNTMPANPTSEDMAAAAQMDAGDRQAMIRGMVDSLSSKLKEDPANFEGWMRLVRSYVVLDQRDKARDALQQGLKAFPPTGDQGKQLLALGRELGIDADGEEE, from the coding sequence ATGTTGTTTTGGATCCTTGTCGCTATCTTGACGGCGGCAGCCGCTGTCGTACTCGTTCTCCCGCTGATGCGGGCAGCGGCGCCGCTTTCGTCGCCCCACAGCCATGACATCGAAGTTTATCGCGACCAGCTCGAGGAAGTGACGCGGGATCGGAAGTCCGGCCTGATCAGTGGCGAGGACGCGGAACTCGCCAGGGCCGAGATTGCGCGCCGGCTGCTTGCGGCGAGCGCCGCGGACGCGCCCGTCCAGCAGAGTGATGCGAAATCCCTGCGCTCGAACCGCATTGCGCAGTTCTTCGTTCTTGCCTGTCTTCCGGCCGTGGGGCTTTGCCTCTATCTCCTCACCGGCAGTCCCGGCGTGCCGGCGCAACCGCTTGCAGCCAGACTTGCCAATCCGGGTGACGATATCAACATTTTGATTGCGCGGGCCGAGAACCATCTCGCGGCCAACCCGGGCGATGGCCAGGGTTGGGACCTGCTAGCGCCGATCTACATGCGCAGCGGCCGGGTCGAGGATGCGGTTGCCGCCTACGACCAGGCGATCCGCCTGCTCGGGCCGACTCCCGCCAGACTCGGCGGTTATGCGGAAGCGTTGATCGTGCAGTCCGGCGGCCTGGTGACGGCCGATGCGCAGGAAGCCTTGAAGAAGTCGCTTGCCCTTGACCCCAACGATCCGCGCTCGGAGTTCTATCTGGCTCTCGGCCTCAAGCAGGAGGGTAAACAGCAGGATGCGCTCGCCGCGTTCCGCAAGCTTGCCGGCAACTCTCCTGCGGAAGCGCCTTGGCTGCCGTTGGTGAACCAGCACATCGCGGAGCTCTCCGCCGGTCAGGCGCCTGCCGGCAATACGATGCCCGCCAACCCGACCTCCGAGGACATGGCGGCCGCCGCGCAGATGGACGCCGGCGATCGCCAGGCCATGATCCGCGGCATGGTCGACAGCCTGTCGAGCAAACTGAAGGAAGATCCCGCGAACTTCGAAGGATGGATGCGCCTGGTCCGCTCCTACGTTGTGCTTGATCAAAGAGACAAGGCGCGCGACGCTCTACAGCAAGGGCTGAAGGCTTTCCCGCCCACCGGGGATCAGGGGAAGCAATTGTTGGCTCTCGGCCGCGAACTCGGCATCGACGCGGACGGAGAAGAAGAATGA
- the ccmE gene encoding cytochrome c maturation protein CcmE: MTRKQKRLAIIGGGVSFLVAAVFLVMFAFSQAVAYFYVPGDLAKAGLAPGTRIRLGGLVETGSLKRGEGKTITFNVTDTLGTVPVTYTGILPDLFREGQGVVAEGAFVAGSPVFVADTVLAKHDETYMPKDVADRLKAQGVALGGKENIQ; the protein is encoded by the coding sequence ATGACACGCAAGCAGAAACGGTTGGCGATCATCGGCGGTGGCGTCAGCTTCTTGGTCGCCGCCGTCTTCCTGGTGATGTTCGCCTTCAGCCAGGCGGTCGCCTACTTCTATGTTCCCGGCGATCTCGCAAAGGCTGGCCTTGCGCCAGGAACGCGCATTCGCCTCGGCGGCCTCGTCGAAACCGGTTCGCTCAAGCGTGGCGAGGGCAAGACCATAACCTTCAACGTTACCGATACGCTCGGAACGGTACCGGTTACCTATACCGGCATCCTGCCCGACCTCTTCCGCGAGGGGCAGGGCGTTGTGGCCGAGGGCGCTTTTGTTGCAGGCAGCCCCGTGTTCGTCGCCGATACGGTGCTCGCCAAGCACGATGAAACCTATATGCCGAAAGACGTCGCGGATCGCCTGAAGGCCCAGGGTGTCGCGCTGGGCGGCAAGGAAAACATCCAATGA
- a CDS encoding heme lyase CcmF/NrfE family subunit — MIIEIGHYALVLALATAFVQAILPIAGARRGDKALMELASSAALVCALLVAFSFAVLTFAYVTSDFSVRNVWENSHSLKPLIYKISGVWGNHEGSMLLWLLILVFFSALVALFGRNLPETLKATVLAVQAWIAAAFALFILLTSNPFARLIPAPGEGKDLNPVLQDVGLAIHPPLLYLGYVGFSVCFSFAIAALIEGRIDAAWARWVRPWTLAAWTFLTAGIAMGSYWAYYELGWGGWWFWDPVENASFMPWLAGTALLHSALVMEKREALKIWTVLLAIMTFSLSLLGTFLVRSGVLTSVHAFATDPTRGIFILAILVVFIGGAFSLFAFRASRLKSGGLFAPISREGALVLNNLILTTAAATVLTGTLYPLVLEALTGEKISVGAPFFNMTFGLLMLPLLCAVPFGPLLAWKRGDLTGAAQRLFVAAATGLFVAAVYYYAMNGGPVLALLGIALGVYLIAGALTDLILRSGIGKVAGSVAWKRLSGLPRSAFGTALAHAGLGVTLIGIVAVTGFETETVVEMKPGMMVEAGGYTLRFDGMRPGRGPNYTEETGHFTVSRGGVAVTEIWSSKRLYTARRMPTTEAGIRTFGLSQLYVSLGDQMTDGGIVVRVWWKPLILCIWGGALIMMAGGVVSLSDRRLRVGAPSRAKRATRLALGAAE, encoded by the coding sequence ATGATCATCGAGATCGGGCATTATGCGCTGGTGCTGGCGCTCGCGACAGCCTTCGTACAGGCGATCCTGCCGATCGCCGGAGCGCGGCGCGGTGACAAAGCGCTGATGGAACTCGCATCGAGCGCGGCGCTCGTCTGCGCCTTGCTCGTCGCCTTCTCCTTTGCGGTGCTGACCTTCGCCTATGTGACCTCCGACTTCTCCGTACGGAACGTCTGGGAGAATTCGCATTCGCTCAAGCCTTTGATCTACAAGATTTCCGGCGTGTGGGGGAACCACGAGGGATCGATGCTGTTGTGGCTGTTGATCCTCGTTTTCTTTTCCGCCCTTGTCGCGCTTTTCGGCCGCAACCTGCCGGAAACGCTGAAGGCAACCGTGCTCGCCGTACAGGCCTGGATCGCGGCCGCCTTCGCGCTCTTCATCCTGCTGACGTCCAATCCCTTTGCCCGCCTCATTCCGGCGCCGGGCGAGGGCAAGGACCTGAATCCCGTGCTGCAGGACGTCGGCCTCGCCATCCATCCGCCCTTGCTCTACCTCGGTTATGTCGGCTTTTCCGTCTGTTTTTCCTTTGCGATCGCAGCACTGATCGAGGGCCGCATCGACGCAGCATGGGCGCGTTGGGTGCGTCCATGGACGCTTGCCGCCTGGACCTTCCTGACGGCCGGCATCGCCATGGGCTCCTACTGGGCCTATTACGAGCTCGGCTGGGGGGGCTGGTGGTTCTGGGACCCGGTCGAAAATGCCTCCTTCATGCCGTGGCTCGCGGGCACGGCGCTGCTGCACTCGGCGCTGGTGATGGAAAAGCGCGAGGCGCTGAAGATCTGGACCGTGCTGCTGGCGATCATGACCTTCTCCCTGTCGTTGCTCGGTACCTTCCTCGTCCGTTCTGGCGTGCTCACGTCCGTGCATGCTTTTGCGACCGATCCCACGCGCGGGATCTTCATTCTCGCTATTCTCGTCGTCTTCATTGGCGGCGCGTTTTCGCTCTTTGCGTTCCGGGCATCCCGCCTGAAGTCCGGAGGGCTTTTTGCGCCGATCTCGCGCGAAGGCGCGCTGGTCCTCAATAACCTCATTCTCACGACGGCGGCAGCGACGGTGCTCACCGGCACGCTCTATCCCCTGGTCCTTGAAGCCCTGACGGGGGAAAAGATCTCGGTCGGTGCACCGTTCTTCAACATGACCTTCGGCCTGTTGATGCTGCCGCTGCTCTGCGCAGTTCCGTTCGGACCGCTGCTTGCCTGGAAGCGCGGCGATCTCACAGGTGCTGCCCAGCGCTTGTTCGTTGCGGCCGCGACCGGGCTCTTTGTCGCTGCGGTCTATTACTACGCAATGAATGGTGGCCCCGTACTCGCTCTGCTCGGCATTGCGCTTGGCGTCTATCTGATCGCGGGCGCGTTGACCGATCTCATTCTGCGTTCCGGTATCGGCAAAGTGGCTGGCAGCGTTGCGTGGAAGCGGCTGTCCGGCCTGCCGCGCTCTGCCTTCGGCACAGCACTCGCCCATGCGGGACTCGGCGTCACGTTGATCGGCATCGTCGCCGTCACCGGCTTTGAGACCGAGACGGTTGTCGAGATGAAGCCGGGCATGATGGTGGAGGCCGGCGGCTATACCCTGCGCTTCGACGGCATGCGACCAGGGCGCGGACCGAACTATACCGAGGAAACCGGGCATTTCACGGTCAGCCGGGGCGGCGTAGCGGTCACTGAAATCTGGTCGTCGAAGCGGCTCTATACGGCGCGCCGGATGCCGACCACGGAGGCCGGAATTCGGACCTTTGGCCTCAGCCAGCTCTATGTTTCTCTCGGCGATCAGATGACGGACGGCGGTATCGTCGTGCGTGTCTGGTGGAAGCCGCTGATCCTTTGCATCTGGGGCGGAGCGCTGATCATGATGGCGGGCGGCGTTGTCTCCCTCAGTGACCGCCGCTTGCGGGTTGGGGCGCCGTCGCGCGCCAAGAGAGCCACGCGGCTCGCCTTGGGGGCAGCCGAATGA